A single Mixta calida DNA region contains:
- a CDS encoding DUF3461 family protein: MYDNLKSLGISNPEDIDRYSLRQEANNDILKIYFRKDKGEFFAKSVKFKYPRQRKTVVADGLGQGYKEVQEISPNLRYVIDELDQICQRDQVEIDLKRKILDDLRHLESVVSNKIAEIESDLDKLTRNSR; encoded by the coding sequence ATGTATGACAATTTAAAAAGCCTGGGCATTTCTAATCCGGAAGATATCGATCGCTACAGTCTGCGTCAGGAAGCGAACAACGACATTCTGAAAATTTACTTCCGCAAAGATAAGGGCGAATTTTTTGCCAAAAGCGTGAAGTTTAAATACCCGCGCCAGCGTAAGACCGTGGTCGCCGACGGCCTCGGCCAGGGCTATAAGGAAGTACAGGAGATCAGCCCTAATCTGCGCTACGTGATCGACGAACTGGATCAGATTTGCCAGCGCGATCAGGTTGAGATCGATCTGAAACGTAAAATCCTCGACGATCTGCGCCATCTGGAGAGCGTGGTCTCCAATAAGATTGCGGAAATTGAATCCGACCTGGATAAGTTAACCCGCAATAGCCGCTAA
- a CDS encoding CdaR family transcriptional regulator, whose amino-acid sequence MANYHLDARLAQDIVARTMKIIDSNVNVMDARGRIIGSGDRERIGELHEGALLALSQARVVDIDEAVARHLHGVRPGINLPLRIAGEIVGVIGLTGDPVSLRQYGELVCMTAEMMLEQGRLLHMLAQDSRLREELVLNLIRSETLSPALMEWAQRLGIDINQPRVAAVVEVDSGQLGVDSAMAELQQLQTLLTTPERDNLIAIVSLTEMVVLKPALNAHGRYDQDDHRRRVELLLGRMKESGHLRIRIALGNYFTGAGSIARSYRTARTTMAVGKQRMPDQRSYFYQDLVLPVLLDSLRGGWQANELSRPLMKLKAMDNNGLLRRTLLAWFSHNVQPSATARALFIHRNTLEYRLNRISELTGLNLNQFDDRLLLYVALQLDEQP is encoded by the coding sequence ATGGCTAACTATCACCTGGATGCTCGTCTGGCTCAGGATATCGTGGCGCGCACCATGAAGATTATCGACAGCAACGTCAACGTGATGGACGCACGCGGCCGCATTATCGGCAGCGGCGATCGGGAACGTATCGGTGAACTACACGAAGGGGCACTGCTGGCGCTGTCGCAGGCGCGCGTAGTGGATATCGATGAAGCCGTGGCGCGTCATCTGCATGGCGTGCGGCCAGGCATCAACCTACCGCTGCGTATCGCCGGCGAGATTGTTGGCGTCATTGGGTTGACCGGCGATCCGGTTTCGCTGCGCCAGTATGGCGAGCTGGTCTGCATGACGGCGGAGATGATGCTGGAGCAGGGGCGGCTGCTGCATATGCTGGCGCAGGATAGCCGCCTGCGCGAAGAGCTGGTGTTGAATCTGATCCGCAGCGAGACGCTTTCGCCAGCGCTGATGGAGTGGGCGCAGCGACTGGGGATCGATATCAATCAACCGCGCGTGGCGGCGGTGGTCGAGGTGGACAGCGGGCAGCTGGGCGTCGACAGCGCGATGGCGGAGCTACAGCAGCTGCAAACGCTGCTGACCACGCCGGAGCGCGATAACCTGATCGCCATTGTGTCGCTGACGGAGATGGTGGTGCTGAAACCGGCACTGAACGCGCATGGACGTTACGATCAGGACGATCATCGCCGCCGCGTTGAGCTGCTGCTGGGGCGTATGAAAGAGAGCGGCCATCTGCGCATCCGCATCGCGCTGGGCAACTACTTCACCGGCGCAGGCAGCATCGCCCGCTCTTACCGCACGGCGCGCACTACGATGGCGGTAGGCAAGCAGCGGATGCCCGATCAGCGCAGCTATTTTTATCAGGATCTGGTGCTGCCGGTACTGCTGGACAGCCTGCGCGGCGGCTGGCAGGCCAATGAGCTGTCGCGTCCGCTGATGAAACTCAAAGCGATGGACAACAACGGCCTGTTGCGGCGCACGCTGCTCGCCTGGTTCAGCCATAACGTACAGCCGTCGGCAACGGCGCGGGCGCTGTTTATTCATCGCAATACGCTGGAATACCGGCTGAACCGTATTTCCGAGCTGACCGGGCTGAATCTGAACCAGTTTGACGATCGGCTGCTGCTCTACGTGGCGCTGCAGCTGGATGAACAGCCCTGA
- the clcA gene encoding H(+)/Cl(-) exchange transporter ClcA has translation MNETPTSTEQLHVVPLRRTDFLRMLLRRDKTPVAILIVAGIVGTLAGLVGVAFEKAVNAVQAWRLGVVATTGDHLWLAFPLAFLLSAALAAFGYWLVRRFAPEAGGSGIPEIEGALEELRPVRWWRVLPVKFFGGMGTLGAGMVLGREGPTVQLGGNVGRMVLDLFRMRSAEARHSLLATGAAAGLSAAFNAPLAGILFIIEEMRLQFRYSLISIKAVFIGVIMSSIVFRYFNGEKAVIAVGKLANAPINTLWLYLVLGMLFGIVGVLFNALIFRTQDFFQRLHGGVMKKALIIGALLGGLCGILAVIEPEAAGGGFGLIPVAAAGHYSVGMLLFIFIARVITTLLCFGSGAPGGIFAPMLALGTLLGTAFGMACATLLPGLTLEPGTFAIAGMGALFAASVRAPLTGIVLVLEMTDNYQLILPMIITCLGATLVAQFFGGKPLYSSLLARTLAKQQAQQEEEKAQSARANA, from the coding sequence ATGAACGAAACTCCAACTTCTACCGAGCAGCTGCATGTCGTTCCCCTGCGACGTACTGATTTTCTACGTATGCTGCTGCGCCGCGATAAAACGCCGGTCGCCATTCTGATCGTCGCCGGCATTGTCGGCACGCTGGCCGGGCTGGTGGGCGTCGCTTTTGAAAAAGCGGTAAACGCCGTTCAGGCCTGGCGGCTGGGCGTGGTCGCCACCACCGGCGATCATCTGTGGCTGGCTTTTCCGCTGGCCTTTCTGTTATCCGCGGCGCTGGCGGCCTTCGGCTACTGGCTGGTGCGCCGCTTTGCGCCGGAGGCGGGCGGTTCCGGCATACCTGAGATCGAAGGCGCGCTGGAGGAGCTGCGACCGGTGCGCTGGTGGCGCGTCTTACCGGTGAAGTTTTTCGGCGGCATGGGCACGTTGGGCGCCGGAATGGTGCTGGGCAGGGAAGGGCCGACCGTGCAGCTGGGCGGAAACGTCGGGCGCATGGTGCTGGATCTGTTCCGCATGCGCAGCGCCGAAGCGCGCCACTCGCTGCTGGCGACCGGGGCCGCCGCCGGGCTTTCCGCCGCCTTCAATGCGCCGCTGGCGGGCATTCTGTTTATTATCGAAGAGATGCGGTTACAGTTCCGCTACAGCCTGATTTCGATTAAGGCGGTGTTTATCGGCGTGATTATGTCGAGCATCGTTTTTCGCTATTTCAACGGCGAGAAGGCGGTGATCGCGGTCGGCAAGCTGGCCAACGCGCCGATTAATACGCTCTGGCTCTATCTGGTGCTGGGCATGCTGTTCGGCATCGTCGGCGTGCTGTTCAACGCGCTGATCTTCCGTACTCAGGACTTTTTTCAGCGGCTGCACGGCGGCGTGATGAAAAAAGCGCTGATTATCGGCGCGCTGTTGGGCGGGCTGTGCGGCATTCTCGCGGTGATCGAGCCGGAGGCGGCCGGGGGCGGCTTCGGCCTGATCCCTGTCGCGGCGGCAGGACACTATAGCGTGGGGATGCTGCTGTTTATTTTTATCGCGCGGGTGATTACCACGCTGCTCTGCTTCGGTTCCGGCGCGCCGGGCGGCATTTTCGCGCCGATGCTGGCGCTGGGCACGCTGCTCGGCACCGCCTTCGGCATGGCCTGCGCAACGCTGCTGCCGGGGCTGACGCTTGAACCCGGCACCTTCGCCATCGCCGGCATGGGCGCGCTGTTCGCCGCCTCGGTGCGCGCGCCGCTGACCGGCATCGTGCTGGTGCTGGAGATGACCGATAATTATCAGCTGATTCTACCGATGATCATCACCTGCCTCGGCGCCACGCTGGTGGCGCAGTTTTTCGGCGGCAAGCCGCTTTACTCTTCGCTGCTGGCGCGCACGCTGGCGAAACAGCAGGCGCAGCAGGAAGAGGAAAAGGCACAGAGTGCGAGGGCGAATGCTTGA
- the hemL gene encoding glutamate-1-semialdehyde 2,1-aminomutase, with protein MSKSENLYHQAQRSIPGGVNSPVRAFTGVGGVPLFIERADGAWLYDADGKAYIDYVGSWGPMVLGHNHPAIRNAVIEAAERGLSFGAPTEMEVKMAELVCELVPSMEMVRMVNSGTEATMSAIRLARGFTQRDKIIKFEGCYHGHADCLLVKAGSGALTLGQPNSPGVPADFAKHTLTCTYNDLASVRAAFEQYPHEIACIIVEPVAGNMNCIPPQPDFLPGLRALCDEFGALLIIDEVMTGFRVALGGAQAYYGVTPDLTCLGKIIGGGMPVGAFGGRRDVMEALAPTGPVYQAGTLSGNPIAMAAGYACLTEIAQPGTHATLTDLTTQLAQGLREAAQAENIPLVVNHVGGMFGLFFTDAEEVTCYEDVTRCDTERFKRFFHLMLDEGVYLAPSAFEAGFMSLAHSAEDIQRTVDAARRSFSRL; from the coding sequence ATGAGTAAGTCCGAAAACCTGTATCACCAGGCGCAGCGCTCCATTCCCGGCGGCGTTAACTCGCCGGTACGCGCCTTTACCGGCGTCGGCGGCGTCCCCTTGTTTATTGAGCGCGCCGACGGCGCCTGGCTGTACGATGCCGACGGCAAAGCCTATATCGACTACGTCGGTTCCTGGGGACCGATGGTGCTGGGCCACAATCATCCGGCGATCCGCAATGCGGTGATCGAGGCGGCGGAACGCGGCCTGAGCTTCGGCGCGCCGACCGAAATGGAAGTGAAAATGGCGGAGCTGGTGTGCGAGCTGGTGCCGTCAATGGAGATGGTGCGTATGGTGAACTCCGGCACCGAAGCGACCATGAGCGCCATCCGTCTGGCGCGCGGCTTTACCCAGCGCGACAAAATCATCAAATTTGAAGGCTGCTATCACGGCCACGCCGACTGCCTGCTGGTAAAAGCGGGCTCCGGCGCGCTGACCCTCGGCCAGCCAAACTCGCCGGGCGTGCCGGCGGACTTCGCCAAACACACCCTGACCTGCACCTATAACGATCTCGCCTCCGTGCGCGCCGCTTTCGAGCAGTATCCGCATGAGATCGCCTGCATTATCGTCGAACCGGTGGCGGGCAATATGAACTGCATCCCGCCGCAGCCCGATTTCCTGCCGGGCCTGCGCGCGCTGTGCGATGAGTTTGGCGCGCTGCTGATCATCGACGAAGTGATGACCGGCTTCCGCGTGGCGCTGGGCGGCGCGCAGGCGTATTACGGCGTGACGCCGGACCTCACCTGCCTCGGCAAGATCATCGGCGGCGGCATGCCGGTGGGCGCCTTCGGCGGACGCCGCGACGTAATGGAAGCGCTGGCGCCGACCGGCCCGGTTTACCAGGCGGGCACTCTTTCCGGCAACCCGATTGCGATGGCGGCGGGCTACGCCTGTCTGACTGAAATCGCTCAGCCCGGCACGCATGCTACCCTGACCGATCTGACTACGCAGCTGGCGCAGGGCCTGCGCGAAGCGGCGCAGGCGGAAAACATTCCATTGGTGGTGAACCATGTCGGCGGCATGTTCGGCCTGTTCTTTACCGACGCCGAAGAAGTGACCTGCTATGAAGATGTGACGCGCTGCGATACCGAGCGCTTTAAGCGTTTCTTCCATCTGATGCTGGACGAAGGCGTCTACCTGGCGCCGTCGGCGTTTGAAGCGGGCTTTATGTCGCTGGCGCACAGCGCGGAAGATATTCAACGCACCGTTGATGCCGCGCGCCGCAGCTTCTCCCGTCTCTGA
- the mtnN gene encoding 5'-methylthioadenosine/S-adenosylhomocysteine nucleosidase, which yields MKAGIIGAMEQEVTLLRDKIENRETLSIAGCEIYTGTLNGVEVALLKSGIGKVSAAMGTALLLERCRPDMVINTGSAGGLASSLKVGDIVVSDEVRYHDADVTAFGYEPGQMAGCPAAFPADEKLIAAAESCIQQLNLHAVRGLVVSGDAFINGAEPLARIRATFPQAIAVEMEATAIGHVCHQFATPFVVIRAISDVADQESHLSFEEFLSVAAKQSSLLVETLLGQLARG from the coding sequence ATGAAAGCAGGCATTATTGGCGCGATGGAGCAGGAAGTTACCCTGCTGCGCGATAAAATCGAGAACCGTGAAACGCTTTCCATCGCAGGTTGCGAAATTTACACCGGCACGCTGAATGGCGTGGAGGTCGCGCTGTTGAAATCGGGTATTGGTAAAGTTTCCGCCGCGATGGGCACTGCGCTGCTGCTGGAGCGCTGCCGCCCGGACATGGTGATCAATACCGGTTCGGCGGGCGGCCTCGCCTCTTCGCTGAAGGTGGGCGATATCGTGGTGTCGGACGAAGTGCGCTATCACGACGCCGACGTGACCGCTTTCGGTTATGAGCCAGGGCAAATGGCGGGCTGCCCGGCCGCCTTCCCGGCCGACGAGAAACTGATCGCCGCGGCGGAAAGCTGCATTCAGCAGCTGAACCTGCATGCGGTGCGCGGCCTGGTGGTGAGCGGCGACGCCTTTATCAACGGCGCGGAGCCGCTGGCGCGCATTCGCGCGACCTTCCCGCAGGCGATTGCAGTAGAGATGGAAGCGACGGCTATCGGCCATGTATGCCATCAATTCGCCACGCCGTTCGTGGTGATCCGCGCCATCTCCGACGTGGCGGATCAGGAATCGCATCTCAGCTTCGAAGAGTTTCTCAGCGTGGCGGCGAAACAGTCCTCCCTGCTGGTGGAAACGCTGCTGGGCCAGCTGGCGCGTGGCTAA
- the dgt gene encoding dGTPase, producing MEKINFRQRISFQRPWNSREAPQGEYAITRHFESDRGRIINSAAIRRLQQKTQVFPLERNAAVRSRLTHSLEVQQTGRYIAKEILETLKNQGGLEKYGLQELAGAFESLVEMACLLHDVGNPPFGHFGEAAINDWFDANLPAELVDPLIAGVEGDEQRDGFNQLNAMIRQDLCHFEGNAQAIRLVHTLLQLNLTYCQVACILKYTAPAWWQGDKPAQFTTLMKKPGFYLSERHYIAELRAATQLKEHHRFPLTWIMEAADDISYCIADLDDAVEKAIFNVDTLYGYLEKLWGPVRPGDAFSRTIGYAWREANGKKIRGRSDQFFMSLRVSVQNVLVSHAVNRFVNNLEAIFNGDFNHALLEDEGEEGRLLALFKTVARRHVFNHSEVEQLELQGYRVIKGLLDIYQPLLALNYEAFTTLMTEDFLAGHPIETRLFHKLSGKHRRAYQQHMRTVKIEHKYQRLLWERYYRARLIQDYISGMTDLYAWDEYRRLMAVE from the coding sequence ATGGAGAAGATTAATTTCCGGCAGCGAATCAGCTTTCAGCGGCCGTGGAACAGTCGGGAAGCGCCGCAGGGGGAATATGCCATTACCCGTCACTTTGAAAGCGATCGCGGGCGCATTATCAACTCTGCCGCTATTCGACGTCTGCAACAGAAAACGCAGGTTTTTCCGCTGGAGCGCAATGCCGCGGTGCGCTCGCGTTTAACCCATTCGCTGGAGGTGCAGCAAACCGGACGCTATATCGCCAAAGAGATCCTCGAAACCTTGAAAAATCAGGGCGGGCTGGAAAAGTACGGCCTCCAGGAGCTGGCGGGCGCGTTTGAAAGCCTGGTCGAGATGGCCTGTCTACTGCATGACGTCGGCAATCCGCCGTTCGGCCATTTCGGCGAGGCGGCGATCAACGACTGGTTTGACGCCAATCTGCCGGCGGAGCTGGTGGATCCGCTGATCGCCGGCGTCGAAGGGGATGAGCAGCGCGACGGCTTTAACCAGCTGAATGCGATGATCCGGCAGGATCTCTGTCACTTCGAAGGCAATGCGCAGGCGATCCGCCTGGTGCACACGCTGTTGCAGCTTAATCTGACCTACTGCCAGGTCGCCTGCATTCTGAAATATACCGCGCCCGCCTGGTGGCAGGGCGACAAGCCCGCGCAGTTCACCACCCTGATGAAAAAGCCGGGCTTTTATCTTTCCGAACGCCATTACATCGCCGAGCTGCGCGCCGCCACGCAGCTGAAAGAGCATCACCGTTTTCCTCTTACCTGGATAATGGAGGCGGCGGACGATATTTCTTACTGCATCGCCGACCTTGACGATGCGGTGGAGAAAGCGATTTTCAATGTCGATACGCTCTACGGCTATCTGGAAAAACTCTGGGGGCCGGTGCGTCCCGGCGATGCCTTCAGCCGCACCATCGGCTACGCCTGGCGCGAGGCTAACGGCAAAAAAATACGCGGCAGAAGCGACCAGTTTTTTATGTCGCTGCGCGTCAGCGTGCAGAATGTGCTGGTCAGCCATGCGGTAAACCGTTTCGTAAATAATCTTGAGGCGATATTTAACGGCGACTTTAACCATGCGCTGTTAGAAGACGAGGGCGAAGAGGGGCGACTGCTGGCCTTATTTAAAACCGTCGCCCGCCGCCACGTATTTAATCACTCTGAAGTCGAGCAGCTGGAATTACAGGGCTATCGTGTGATAAAAGGGCTGCTGGATATTTATCAGCCGCTGCTGGCGCTTAATTACGAGGCCTTCACTACGCTGATGACGGAAGATTTCCTTGCCGGACATCCTATTGAAACCCGACTGTTTCATAAACTCTCCGGCAAGCACCGGCGCGCCTATCAGCAGCATATGCGCACGGTAAAGATTGAACACAAATATCAACGGCTGTTGTGGGAGCGTTATTACCGCGCGCGTCTGATTCAGGATTATATTAGTGGAATGACCGACCTGTACGCCTGGGATGAATACCGACGTTTAATGGCGGTTGAATAG
- the btuF gene encoding vitamin B12 ABC transporter substrate-binding protein BtuF, producing MAKWLLGLLTLWLCAAMAAAAPRVITLAPHLTELAFAAGITPVAVSAWSDYPPEAKQLEQVANWQGIKLERILALKPDLVLAWRGGTPQRQIDQLRALGVTVLWLDPSAIDDIPAALRQLAPWSPHPQQAQAAADRLAARFAALRQRHADQPRHRVFLQFGQRPLFTAARNTLQNQLVALCGGDNIFADSAAPWPQVSREQVLTRHPDLIVIPGDSDAAERTARFWQPQLAAQVIAIPEDWLSRPGPRSILAAEKLCQALQSQKS from the coding sequence GTGGCTAAATGGCTGCTGGGGCTGCTGACGCTCTGGCTGTGCGCGGCCATGGCCGCCGCCGCGCCGCGCGTTATCACCCTGGCGCCGCACCTTACCGAACTCGCCTTCGCCGCTGGCATCACGCCGGTGGCGGTCAGCGCCTGGTCCGATTATCCGCCAGAGGCGAAGCAGCTTGAACAAGTCGCTAACTGGCAGGGCATCAAGCTGGAGCGCATTCTGGCGCTGAAGCCGGATCTGGTGTTGGCCTGGCGCGGCGGCACGCCACAGCGTCAAATCGATCAGCTACGCGCGCTGGGCGTAACGGTGCTCTGGCTCGATCCCAGCGCCATTGACGACATTCCTGCCGCGTTGCGTCAACTGGCGCCGTGGAGTCCGCATCCGCAGCAGGCGCAGGCCGCCGCCGATCGACTGGCGGCGCGCTTTGCGGCGCTGCGCCAGCGTCACGCAGACCAGCCTCGTCATCGGGTGTTCTTACAGTTCGGCCAGCGGCCGCTGTTTACGGCCGCGCGCAATACGCTGCAAAACCAGCTGGTAGCGCTGTGCGGCGGCGACAACATCTTTGCCGACAGCGCGGCGCCCTGGCCGCAGGTCAGCCGCGAACAGGTACTGACGCGCCATCCCGATCTGATAGTCATTCCCGGCGACAGCGACGCCGCCGAGCGCACCGCCCGTTTCTGGCAGCCGCAGCTCGCCGCTCAGGTGATCGCCATCCCGGAAGACTGGCTGAGCCGCCCCGGCCCGCGCAGCATTTTGGCTGCGGAAAAACTCTGCCAGGCGCTGCAATCGCAAAAATCCTGA
- the erpA gene encoding iron-sulfur cluster insertion protein ErpA encodes MSDEVAALPLQFTDAAASKVKTLIADEDNPDLKLRVYITGGGCSGFQYGFTFDDKINDGDMTIEKSGVSLVVDPMSLQYLVGGSVDYTEGLEGSRFIVTNPNAKTTCGCGSSFSI; translated from the coding sequence ATGAGTGATGAAGTAGCAGCACTGCCGCTGCAGTTTACCGATGCGGCAGCCAGCAAGGTAAAAACCCTGATCGCCGATGAAGATAATCCAGATCTGAAACTGCGCGTCTATATTACCGGCGGCGGTTGCAGCGGTTTCCAGTATGGCTTCACCTTCGACGATAAGATCAATGATGGCGACATGACGATCGAGAAATCGGGCGTATCGCTGGTGGTCGATCCGATGAGCCTGCAATATCTGGTGGGCGGTTCGGTGGATTATACCGAGGGTCTGGAAGGCTCCCGTTTTATCGTCACTAACCCGAATGCGAAAACCACCTGCGGCTGCGGTTCTTCGTTCAGCATCTGA